ACCGGCGGTCACCGCCAAGAGAGACGCTCACGCCACATGATGTCCGTACGAGACCGCATCGAGCGACGACTGCGAAGCACAGCAGCCGACGGCCTCTTTCGCGACCGATCCGCGCTCAGCCCCCTCTCCTACGAGCCCGCCGTCTACGCCCGCGGCCCCGTCATCGAGGAGGTCCTGGACGCGCTCGAGCCGGTGTTCTCGGGGTCGGTGCCGCCGACGGCCTACGTCTGGGGGCCGAAGGGCGCCGGGAAGTCGACGGTCGTGACGGAGGTCGTCGGACAGCTCCGGCGACTCGGCGGCACCGGAGACACCCTCTACACGACGACCAGGGCGAACCAGCGGCCGGTGCCGGCCGTCGCCTACGTCGACTGCCGGCGGGCGAACACCGAGTTCGCCTTCTACCAGCGGGCGCTCGCGGCGCTGGTCGGCGACGAGTCGGTCCCCGACCACGGCGTCAGCACGCTCGACCTCCGCGCACGGCTCCGGAAACGGGTGCGCGCGGAGCCGACCGTCGTCGTCGTCGACCACCTCGGAGGCGAGACGTGTCCGTCGGGCGCGGTCGTCGAGGAGTGGGTCTCGGCGACGGCCGCCTCGCTCTCGTGGGTCGGCGTCGGCCGTCGACGGCCGTCGAACGTCGACGTCGCCTTCGAGTCGACCGTCGAGATCCCCGCCTACGAACCGCACGCGCTCGTCGACGTGCTCTCGACGCGGGCGACCGCCGGGCTGGCGCGAGGGGCGGTCAGTCACGGCCACCTCCGGTCGCTGGCGGAGTCGGCGGCGGGCGACGCACACGACGCGCTGGCGGCGCTGTACGCCGGCGCGCTCGCCGCGGAGGCCGACGGGCGGACGACGCTCACCGACGCGGACGTCGACGCCGGGCTGGCGGCCGTCCCGGAGGAGTCGGTCTCGCTGCACCGGCTGTTCGCGCTCCGACAGAACCGCCAGGAGCTTCTCGTGCACGTCCTCGAGACACCTCTGGAGGGGACGGAGACCGTCGACGACGTCGCCGAGTCGCTGGCGGCTCGACCGGGCGTCGGCCTCGAGCGGTCGACGATCACCCGACTGCTGTACGAACTGGCCGACAGCGGAATCGTCCGTCGGGTCAGCTGCGACCGGCCGGCCGGGAGCGGGCGACCGCCGAGTCGGCTCGAGCCGCAGTTTCCGACGCCGGTGTTCCGCGAGCTGTACGCTCGTAACCACTGAGACGGTCCGTCGGAACCGCTTACCGGCGGTCACGATACCGCATCCGGTAGGGGACTCCGACGGGGCGTCCGAACTACCGCGGTGCCTGCTGTCGTCGTTCTGGCAGGCGATTTTCGAGCGAAACCCGCCGGAGCGCGGCCTCGATCTCCATCGGGTCGCACAGCTCCTCGACGCCGTCGTGGATGCGGGACATACACTCGAGGAGTCCCTCGAGGGCGGCCCCGCGGGTCGTCACGCGGCCGATGGATTCGCTGACAGAGAGCTCGCCGACGCGGTGGCGGTAGCGAAGCTCCCAGCAGTGACCGAGGCCGAGCCCCGGATGCGCGTGATCGCCGGCCCTGCGGGCGGCGATCAGTTCGATCGACGGCCGGCTGCGACGGTAGGCGTACCGCTCGTCGCAGACCTCGGCCGGCCCCCAGCCGGGCGGGAGTGCCTCGCGCGGGATGGGGGAGTGATCGGCGGACATGTAGATGGGGAGTCGCCTCTCGCCGGGGTGTCCGTTCGGCTTGCGAACTCAGCTTACATTTGTAGGAGGGCATAGCGTTTCAGCCGAACGGACGATAGTAACGACTGAAACGGTTTACACACGGCTCCCGAGTGATCTGTGCGAGCAAGCGTACACTGGCATAGCGAGAGTATCGGTCGGCGGGCGAACCGGTGATCCGCCCGATTTTTGTGCCCGCTGCGCCTCGACTCTGGTATGACCGACTTCGATCCCGAGAAGTTCGAGGACAAGTACGTCCACTACTTTCCGGAGCTCCAGCAGGCCTACAAGAACGCGTTCAACCGGATGAACGACCGCTACGACTCCGAACTCGTCCACGCGATCGACCAGCAGGTGTTGAACGAGAGCGAGCCGTTCTACGACGAGGAGACGGGGTTCTACGTCGAACTCCCCGACGACCCGTACGACCGGCTCACCGGCGTCATCGTCGAGGAGGAGAAGTTCGAGGCGGTTCTCGAGACTCACGTCGAGACGATCGAGACGGAACTCGAGCGCGTGTTCCGCGTCTGAGCGACCGCTGGCCGGTCCGGTAGCTCGGCGGACCGACCCCGTTCGACGGAACCTTTAGGGAGGCTGACCCCCAACGTCGGGATATGAGTACGGATGCCCAGAACGACGGCGACGACTTAGAGGAGCGCGTCGCGAACTTCCTGCGACGGAACTTCCCGCAGATCCAGATGCACGGCGGCAGCGCGGCCATCCAGGACATCGACCGCGAGACGGGCGAGGTCCACATCCAGCTCGGCGGCGCCTGCAGCGGCTGTGGGATCTCCCCGATGACGATCCAGGCGATCAAGAGCCGGATGGTCAAGGAGATTCCCGAGATCACCAAGGTTCACGCCGGCACCGGTATGGACGGCGGCGCCGGCGGCGGTATGAGCCCGTCGTTCCCCGGCGAAACCGTCGACGACGGCGAAGAGGACGAAGGCCCGCAGGCACCGTTCTGAAACCGGGATTTCAGCGCCGCGGTCGCAGTTTTCGCTCGCGCTCCCAGCTTCGAACGAGCGCCGCGAGCGTACGGTTCGTCGGCGCCTCGAGCCCGCGCGCTCGTGCCCGGTCGACGACGTACCCGCTGATCGCGTCGACTTCGGTCCGGCGACCGGCCAGCACGTCCTGCAGCATCGACGAGGTGTTCGCCGCAGTCGCCGAGGCGACCGACTCGAGCGCCGCGAGCGCCTCGCGGTTCGACAGCCGGACGTCGTGGGCGCGGGCGGTTCGGGCCGCCTCGCGGGTCGCCGCCCGCGAGAGCTCTCGGGCGGGGGACTCGAGGACGGCGCCGTTGTCGACCCGCGCGAGCGCCGTCACCGGATTGATGCCGGCGTTGACCGCGAGTTTCTCCCACAGCTTTCGCGGCATCGAACGCGAGACGGTCGTCTCGAGACCCGCCTCGGAGAACGCCGCCCCGACGCGGTCGGCGACGGGCGAGACACCGCCCTCGCGGGGTCCGAGGACGACCTCGCCGCGGCCCGTACACGTCACCCGCCCCGGTTCGGCCAGGACCGCCCCGTAGGTCGCCGTCCCCGCGAGCACCGGGGCCTCGAGGTGACGGGCCAGCGTCTCCTCGTTACCCATCCCGTTTTGCAGCGAGCAGACGGCGTCGACCGACCCGGTCGCGAGCGCCCGGGCGGCGTCGGCGGTGTCAAACGACTTGACCGTGACGACCGCGAGGTCGGCCTCGAGGCCGGTTCCGTCGGTCGTCGCCGTCACGTCCGCGGTTTCCTCGAGGTCGCCGTCGATCGCCAGTCCGCACTCGCGAGTCGTGCGGGCGTGCTCCTCGCGGGCGACGAGCGTGACGTCGTGTTCGCGCGCGAGCAGTCCCCCGAGGAGACTCCCCAGACTGCCCGCCCCGAAGACGGCGATCTCCATGGCTCGTCTCGGTGCGCTCGGCTCAAAACGGTTGTCGTCGTCGGCTCAGTCCTCGGTCCAGTAGTAGATCTGCTCGCGGTCCGCGCCGCAGTTGGGACAGGTATCTGGAATGTCGTGATCGAGTTTACCCATCTCGCCGCACTCCCAGCACCGCCACATGAGTTCGGCCTCGCCGAATGCCTGGCCCGATCGGACGTGTTCGACGCTCATCCCCTCGAGTCCCTCCCGAAGGGTGACGTAGAAGCCGTCCTCGTCGAAGCCGCGAATCCGGCCGATTCGAGTGCCGTCCTCGGCGTACACTTCTGTCCCGAACCCGAGACGGGTCGTGTCGTCGACCATGAGAAGTCGACACCGCCGAGAAGTATAAAGCCAGACGGCCGTCACACGTATCAAGAATCCCGAATTTCGGCGGGAGGAGAACGCGCGTCACATGAAGTCCTCGATCCCGCTCTGTTTGTTTTTATCGTTCTCGAAGATGCTCTCGAGGGAGGCCTCGAGCACCTCGAGGCGCTGTTTGGTGTAGTCCCGGCAGCCGTACTCCTCGGCGACCTCGATGGCGGTTTGCATGTACTTGTTCACCGACCCCTGGTGGACGGTGAGGTTCACCCGGCCGCCACACTCCCGGCAGACCTCGGTGAGCGGCATCCGGCGGAACTTCTCCCCGCAGTCGAGACAGCGCGTTTCCTGGCGCGAAAAGGCCCGCAGGTTCCCGATCAGGTCGGGCAGGAAGTGGTACTCGATCACCCGTTCGGCGACGTCGGTCTCGTCGACGGCCTCGAGCTTGCGGGCGATCTCGAGTTGGGCGTCCATCTTGTCCATCATCGAGCCCAGCGTCTTGTACGCCGAGAGGTCCGGCCCCATCGCGATGTCGGTGGTGTCGTGGGTGTGGGCGAAGCCGGTGTACTCCTCGTCCGTACCGAGGGTGTCTTCGGCGATCTCGATCTCGACCGCGCCGGCGTCTGCGAGCTCGAGGGTCGCGAGATAGAACTCGCGGGGGTACTGCGAGACGACGTCGATGTTGTGGGCCTCGTCGTCGATCTCGGAGGGGTCGATTCGGGAGGACATTACCAATGGCGCGTCCATGCGCCCGCCACGCTTGTCGGGGAGGAAGCTGCGACTGAAGTTGAGGAGACCGTCCATGAGCAGCATGACGCAGTCTTCGTCGCCGTCGCACTGCTTTTGAGACGTGTTGTTCGCGATGAGCGAGTGCGTCTCAGAAACGGTAAGGCAGTAGACCGAATCGACGGACGACTCGACGTACTCGACCGTCGAGATCGGTTCAACGAGATACGATCCACTGCCCCCGTCGAAGATGCGTCGCCCACGTGGAACGATTTCGTCAACGCGTGACCGCAAGCGGTCGTCCTTTCGAGTGAGGTGGAATCCGACGGCCTCGGCGAACTGACTCGCGTCCTCGGACGAGATCTCGAGGACGTAGGACGGCGCGGTCATCGACGGGTCGTCGATCTCGTAGTACTCGGGGAATTTCTCGCAAAGTGGGACAGGATCGGTGCGCGTGATTCGACCGCAGATCCCGAGCCGATTCAACAACGCGAGTACGTCCTCTTTGAGCTCGTCGCTGACCGTCGTCGCCGAAACCAGGAGCGCGTTCGCATCGACGCCTCCGTCTCCGCTGAAGTACCCTCGGAGATAGGCGGCGACGACGGCGTCCGATGCGTCGAAGATCTGCTGTGGAACCCGTTTCGTCTCCGCGAAAATCCCCGCGTCGAGTACCGTATCGAAGAACACGCGCAGGAGTCGTCCCGAAACGGTCACTTTCGCGTCGTTTTCGTGATACGGTTCGACGCCGAATTCCTCCCGGAGGGCGTCGATGTAGAATTCCCGGGCTTCGGCCTCGGTTCCGCAGATCGTCGTTTGATGGATCGTCCCTTTCGGCGTCTCCTGTTCGCGTGCGAACCCTTCTGCAGCATAGTAGCCGAGAGCCGTCGAGACGCGCTCGTTGAGTTCGATCAGTCGATCGATCTCGGTCCGGTCGTGGCGCATTCCGAGACGCGCGTCGTCCGGAACGAACTCGAGGAACTCCCGACGGCAATCGAACAACTCGAGGAGGAGGTCCGCGGGGAAACCCTCCCGGTAGAGGTAGTTGCTGAACGTTTTCTTGCCGAGTCCGAAGTACTCGGCCGTACTCGCAAGTGGATAGAACTGACCCTCCCACTCGCCGCCGAACCGTTCCTCGAAGAGCTCGTACAACCGCTCCTTGTCGAGTCCTTTGATCATCAACCGAGACGAATCGACGGCTTCGGCTTCGAGGAACTCCTCGAGCAGGTCGAAGACGCGAGGACCATCGTTGCCCACGATATCGAGCACCTCAGGGACAACGGCGTAGTCAGCCGTCGTGAGAGCAGCAGCTCGTTTCGACCGCAGTTCCCCGTCCTCGTAGACGTGGACCTCGTGGTCAGGGGTGAGCGTGATCTCGCGACCGCTTCGTGTCTCGAGCCGAACGAGGTGGTTCGGTGCGGGGTGTTTCGAGACCGCTTCGACCGGCTGATGCGTGAGCGCCCCCGCCTCGTCGATCGACGGAACGATTACGTCCCCTGCCAGTTCCTGTACGAGCGTCCCGAAGTCGTCTCGGTCGGGGTCGTCCAGTCGCTCTTCGACGAGTTTTTCGATCGGTTCGTGGTGCCACTCGTTCGCTTCGTCACGGTACCAGACCTTCGTGTCCGGATGGAAGCAGTTCCGGCGTTTCGCGGCGTGAAAGAACGGATGCGCGTATCCGACTGCGGCGCTCGTAAAACCAATCACTCTCCCGACAGTTGCCGCCGACGTGTGGGGTGCCATCCCGAACACCAGTTCGCCCACGAGGTCCTGGCGGTCCTCGAGTTCGTAGAAGGGCTCGAGGCCGTAGTACTGCACCAGCAGGTCGTCGATGAAGTCGG
Above is a genomic segment from Natrononativus amylolyticus containing:
- a CDS encoding Cdc6/Cdc18 family protein, with the protein product MMSVRDRIERRLRSTAADGLFRDRSALSPLSYEPAVYARGPVIEEVLDALEPVFSGSVPPTAYVWGPKGAGKSTVVTEVVGQLRRLGGTGDTLYTTTRANQRPVPAVAYVDCRRANTEFAFYQRALAALVGDESVPDHGVSTLDLRARLRKRVRAEPTVVVVDHLGGETCPSGAVVEEWVSATAASLSWVGVGRRRPSNVDVAFESTVEIPAYEPHALVDVLSTRATAGLARGAVSHGHLRSLAESAAGDAHDALAALYAGALAAEADGRTTLTDADVDAGLAAVPEESVSLHRLFALRQNRQELLVHVLETPLEGTETVDDVAESLAARPGVGLERSTITRLLYELADSGIVRRVSCDRPAGSGRPPSRLEPQFPTPVFRELYARNH
- a CDS encoding ketopantoate reductase family protein, with translation MEIAVFGAGSLGSLLGGLLAREHDVTLVAREEHARTTRECGLAIDGDLEETADVTATTDGTGLEADLAVVTVKSFDTADAARALATGSVDAVCSLQNGMGNEETLARHLEAPVLAGTATYGAVLAEPGRVTCTGRGEVVLGPREGGVSPVADRVGAAFSEAGLETTVSRSMPRKLWEKLAVNAGINPVTALARVDNGAVLESPARELSRAATREAARTARAHDVRLSNREALAALESVASATAANTSSMLQDVLAGRRTEVDAISGYVVDRARARGLEAPTNRTLAALVRSWERERKLRPRR
- a CDS encoding NifU family protein is translated as MSTDAQNDGDDLEERVANFLRRNFPQIQMHGGSAAIQDIDRETGEVHIQLGGACSGCGISPMTIQAIKSRMVKEIPEITKVHAGTGMDGGAGGGMSPSFPGETVDDGEEDEGPQAPF
- a CDS encoding DUF7130 family rubredoxin-like protein, which produces MVDDTTRLGFGTEVYAEDGTRIGRIRGFDEDGFYVTLREGLEGMSVEHVRSGQAFGEAELMWRCWECGEMGKLDHDIPDTCPNCGADREQIYYWTED
- a CDS encoding DUF5783 family protein — encoded protein: MTDFDPEKFEDKYVHYFPELQQAYKNAFNRMNDRYDSELVHAIDQQVLNESEPFYDEETGFYVELPDDPYDRLTGVIVEEEKFEAVLETHVETIETELERVFRV